A stretch of the Duncaniella dubosii genome encodes the following:
- a CDS encoding rhamnulokinase — MKHQFLAVDLGATSGRTILGTVTDTHVSIEELTRFSHNIVNMGKHHYWDFPHLYNEIEKALRQLAADNIIPTSVGIDSWGVDIVCFGADGQPLANPISYRDPHTSDEPARFFRETMTSEQVYDLTGIQVMNFNTLFQLSAMKREGNSSLNAAKRIMFLPDALSYLLCGIEVTEYTIASTSQLLNPVTRTIELALLKALGLRADIFPPLVMPATVIGRLTSDVSRRTGMPQIPVISVAGHDTASAVAAIPAPDENFAYLSSGTWSLMGIEVQQPIINDDSCVANFTNEGGVESTTRFLKNICGMWLLESCRNEWRKEAKPTDFDTLFALSDDVADPMQSIIFPDAPEFANPVSMVEAIKEYCRRTMQPVPNTQGEITRCILISLALRYRQVMEKLQCFASFPIKRLHIIGGGSQNHRLNQMTADVLQMPVVAGPVECTALGNIMLQAKAAGAVDSLSRMREIIGRSVALKEFIPNSTDTSLWDAAYTRFINLPK; from the coding sequence ATGAAGCACCAATTTCTTGCGGTAGACCTCGGAGCTACCAGCGGACGCACAATACTCGGTACTGTAACCGACACACATGTCTCCATTGAGGAACTTACGCGATTCAGTCACAATATAGTCAATATGGGAAAACACCATTACTGGGACTTCCCGCACCTATATAATGAAATTGAAAAAGCGTTGCGACAACTCGCGGCAGATAATATAATCCCGACTTCTGTGGGTATAGACTCATGGGGAGTAGATATCGTATGCTTTGGAGCTGACGGCCAACCATTGGCAAATCCAATCAGCTATCGAGACCCACATACATCCGATGAACCTGCCCGTTTCTTTAGGGAAACAATGACAAGTGAACAGGTATATGACCTGACAGGAATACAGGTAATGAATTTCAATACCCTGTTTCAGCTTTCAGCCATGAAACGGGAAGGCAATTCCTCGCTTAACGCGGCAAAACGCATTATGTTTCTGCCGGATGCTCTAAGTTATCTATTGTGTGGTATTGAAGTCACGGAATATACAATCGCATCAACATCTCAGCTCCTGAACCCGGTCACCCGGACCATCGAGCTGGCACTGCTAAAGGCGCTCGGCCTTAGGGCAGACATCTTCCCACCTCTTGTCATGCCTGCCACTGTGATAGGCCGTCTTACATCGGATGTCAGCCGACGCACGGGAATGCCACAGATACCGGTTATCTCGGTAGCAGGACACGATACAGCCTCAGCTGTCGCCGCCATACCTGCCCCCGACGAAAATTTTGCCTATCTAAGCAGTGGCACATGGAGTCTGATGGGTATTGAGGTTCAACAACCGATCATCAACGATGACAGCTGTGTCGCGAACTTCACAAACGAAGGAGGAGTTGAATCAACCACTCGATTCTTGAAAAATATCTGTGGCATGTGGCTTCTCGAATCATGCCGGAATGAATGGAGGAAGGAAGCGAAACCGACTGATTTCGATACATTGTTCGCATTATCTGACGATGTAGCCGACCCGATGCAATCCATCATCTTCCCCGATGCACCGGAGTTCGCAAATCCGGTATCAATGGTCGAGGCAATAAAAGAATACTGTCGCAGGACTATGCAGCCCGTCCCCAATACACAAGGTGAAATAACCCGCTGCATACTTATCAGCCTTGCTCTTCGTTACCGTCAGGTAATGGAAAAACTTCAATGTTTTGCTTCATTCCCTATCAAACGCCTTCATATAATCGGAGGCGGTTCTCAGAATCACCGTCTTAATCAGATGACAGCCGATGTCCTACAGATGCCTGTTGTGGCCGGCCCTGTAGAATGTACCGCTTTAGGCAACATAATGCTTCAGGCCAAGGCAGCGGGAGCTGTAGATTCTCTTAGCCGGATGCGAGAAATCATAGGACGCTCTGTTGCGCTCAAAGAGTTTATTCCCAATTCAACCGACACCTCCCTTTGGGATGCGGCATATACACGTTTCATTAACCTGCCAAAATAA
- a CDS encoding response regulator transcription factor, translating to MPGDIDGFELCRQIKSDSSTSHIPVILLTAKILDEHKIQGYNCGADAYLCKPFSPDVLIARVNNLYNRRSQQATMILASAGMSEPGAHKETQEELSPLDKKFLEKLYAYIDNSLDNCDLNVNMLGRELGFSRTNFYRKVKALTGISPNDLLRVYRLNRAAELLLTREYTVGEVGERTGFGNQSHFSSLFKKHFGVSPRAYVTNHFSQCSVTIDQ from the coding sequence ATGCCGGGTGATATAGATGGTTTCGAGCTATGCCGTCAGATTAAATCAGATAGTTCAACATCCCATATACCTGTCATACTCCTTACGGCAAAGATTCTTGACGAGCATAAGATTCAAGGATACAATTGCGGAGCGGATGCCTATTTATGCAAACCGTTTAGCCCGGATGTTCTTATAGCACGAGTCAATAATCTATATAACAGACGCTCACAGCAGGCCACAATGATTCTTGCTTCTGCCGGGATGAGCGAACCGGGCGCTCATAAGGAGACTCAGGAAGAATTATCTCCGCTCGACAAAAAGTTTCTTGAAAAACTTTATGCCTATATCGACAACAGCCTTGACAATTGTGATTTAAATGTCAATATGTTAGGGCGCGAGCTCGGTTTCTCAAGAACAAATTTCTATCGGAAGGTAAAAGCTCTCACCGGAATCTCACCGAATGACCTATTGCGTGTCTACCGCCTCAACCGTGCGGCAGAACTTCTGCTGACACGCGAATATACCGTAGGAGAGGTCGGCGAACGCACGGGCTTCGGCAATCAGAGCCATTTCTCATCACTGTTCAAGAAACATTTCGGTGTTTCCCCACGTGCTTACGTCACAAATCATTTCTCTCAATGTTCCGTGACTATCGACCAGTAG
- a CDS encoding ligand-binding sensor domain-containing protein, which yields MWQHFYSPLIKINIYLCNNHENGNPQLKTLTTIFILLLGFFGSINIKAYTPARRSELSNLCVRAIGQDSYGYIWIATANGLCKSYGNEYDIFFGDKDDSQTVPSSSIIGLFTDSDGWMMVATNTGVCALEKGTKTFHRFNLEDGTRHDFVSYGFIEYADRLLCYGAGGLYELDKKSKRIDLRVRIEGESVKTAVKGPDNQLWISNETCMMGIDSTLKPTIKLEFDPNSHIRTLARTGTGLLLGTPNGVLSFNTIDHTTSPTSVGDDTEVNHMLTLDDGMQLIATGNRGVLVYDPKADSISHKYHNIDFNELQTNEITNVYYDRNKNIWVSTFDKGEVLMSDRPRIFNLNRQLIKSFRNEFVTRTIPDSNGNLWIGTRYNGIAFYDCKNGTRQYFNSQTSPALKSFSHDFVQEMTLDSDGHLWIGYNNSLIVCKPNISASGHIKLEMLKKFPFFVNVVSIAEDVAGQIWVGTDNSGLFIIDRNHNVVKRITTPLIQSNNITKIIPYDDNHMLIAAYTDNIYLIDIGRMAIHTIESSEGKAIDSAIDLMLDRDKKLWIGTYHNGLLHYDFSTQKLESCLGDHNFDIVGLSQDSHGDIWASSSYGLYRFNSKGKAINSYLKSEGLGGNQFHEKCVASMPGGNILFGGNAGIEEISPLTHLEKSPPISIVVRGLWQLPDYRPILSGESENRAEPSVGQITLNHKDNSINIEYFAVCYDRIGDIEYTYMLKGRDKDFIYNGNYTRVSYSDLSSGDYEFYVKARFKGGEWQEPVRLLSVTVTPNPWLSTTAIAIYLLLTLSIVFTINRSYLRFKLIKQKYLLSEERINQEKRTTENRINFFTNISHELRTPLTLICGPAKYLRANHKSMTDEQIKESIDFIDSNVDRLMTLINQLLRFRRVCNETLPLQVAKNDLASQLEALAKLYTFYATENRVTIQFERLTEENTQLTYDSDKVEKIISNLIINAVKYSTDNGTVKLMLDIVKHPAEFENDNDFTYAQISVVDNGLGMQEEDIPKIFQPFKRLLGIDGPKKTDGFGIGLNFVSHLVKEHKGVIRTMKNPTGGMTFTVILPVCDAAFSLSEFQPISPDIRVDNAASYIMTNDESSEKVCCDEPLDTINPDNDEADDIKPKSAMS from the coding sequence ATGTGGCAACACTTTTATTCACCTTTAATCAAAATAAATATATATCTTTGCAATAATCATGAAAACGGAAACCCGCAGTTGAAAACACTTACTACAATCTTTATTTTACTCCTCGGCTTTTTCGGGAGCATCAATATTAAGGCTTATACACCCGCAAGACGATCCGAATTGTCAAACCTTTGCGTGCGTGCCATTGGCCAGGATTCCTACGGTTATATCTGGATTGCCACGGCAAACGGCCTGTGCAAGAGCTATGGGAATGAATATGACATCTTTTTTGGCGACAAGGACGATTCCCAGACCGTCCCGTCAAGCTCTATCATAGGGCTTTTCACTGATAGTGATGGCTGGATGATGGTAGCGACAAACACCGGTGTCTGCGCGCTCGAAAAAGGCACGAAGACTTTCCACCGTTTTAATCTTGAAGACGGAACCAGACATGATTTCGTCAGTTACGGCTTCATAGAGTATGCAGACAGACTTCTATGCTACGGAGCGGGAGGCTTGTATGAACTTGATAAAAAATCGAAACGGATTGACCTTCGTGTAAGAATAGAAGGTGAGTCAGTCAAGACTGCGGTCAAAGGGCCTGACAATCAGCTATGGATTTCAAATGAAACATGTATGATGGGCATAGACTCGACTCTTAAACCGACCATCAAACTGGAATTTGATCCAAACAGCCACATAAGGACTCTGGCCCGCACTGGCACCGGACTGCTGCTCGGAACTCCCAACGGTGTGCTGAGCTTCAACACGATCGACCATACAACATCGCCGACATCTGTCGGTGATGACACCGAAGTCAACCACATGCTGACTCTTGACGATGGCATGCAACTTATTGCTACCGGAAACCGAGGTGTACTGGTCTATGATCCAAAAGCTGATTCTATCAGTCACAAATACCACAATATTGATTTCAACGAACTCCAGACCAATGAGATTACAAACGTCTATTATGACCGAAATAAGAATATATGGGTATCGACATTTGACAAAGGAGAAGTGCTCATGTCCGACAGACCCCGTATTTTCAATCTCAACAGACAGCTAATCAAATCATTCCGCAATGAATTCGTGACCAGAACCATACCTGACAGCAATGGAAATCTCTGGATTGGAACCCGCTATAACGGCATTGCTTTCTATGACTGCAAAAACGGAACAAGACAATATTTCAACAGCCAGACATCCCCTGCGCTCAAATCTTTCTCCCATGATTTCGTACAAGAAATGACCTTGGATTCCGACGGGCATCTCTGGATTGGTTACAACAACAGTCTTATTGTCTGTAAACCCAACATATCCGCTTCGGGCCACATCAAGCTTGAAATGTTGAAAAAATTTCCATTTTTTGTCAACGTCGTCAGCATTGCCGAGGACGTGGCCGGTCAGATATGGGTAGGGACAGACAATAGCGGCCTATTTATAATAGACCGTAACCACAATGTAGTCAAAAGGATTACAACACCTCTCATCCAATCCAATAACATTACAAAAATCATTCCCTACGATGATAATCACATGCTGATTGCAGCCTATACCGACAATATCTATCTTATTGACATCGGTCGTATGGCCATACATACTATCGAAAGTTCCGAAGGAAAGGCAATAGACAGCGCCATCGATCTGATGCTCGACCGGGATAAGAAACTCTGGATAGGCACATATCACAATGGTTTGCTCCACTATGATTTCTCTACACAAAAACTTGAATCATGTCTCGGCGACCACAACTTCGACATAGTGGGTCTCTCGCAAGATTCTCACGGTGACATCTGGGCCAGCAGCAGCTACGGACTTTACAGATTCAATTCCAAGGGAAAGGCAATAAATTCATATCTGAAATCAGAGGGTCTCGGAGGAAATCAATTTCATGAAAAATGTGTCGCATCGATGCCCGGAGGGAACATTCTGTTTGGCGGAAATGCCGGCATTGAAGAAATATCACCGTTAACCCACTTAGAAAAATCCCCCCCTATTTCAATAGTTGTACGAGGTCTGTGGCAACTTCCCGACTACAGACCTATCCTAAGTGGCGAGTCTGAAAACCGTGCTGAACCATCAGTCGGACAAATCACACTCAACCACAAAGACAACTCTATCAATATCGAATATTTCGCCGTATGCTATGACAGGATCGGAGACATTGAGTATACATATATGCTCAAAGGACGCGACAAGGATTTCATCTATAACGGCAACTACACACGTGTGTCGTATTCTGACCTTTCTTCAGGTGATTATGAATTTTATGTCAAAGCCCGTTTCAAAGGCGGCGAATGGCAAGAACCGGTCAGGTTACTCAGTGTAACTGTCACCCCGAATCCTTGGTTATCTACCACCGCTATAGCCATCTATCTGTTACTTACATTAAGCATAGTTTTTACCATTAACAGAAGCTATCTTCGCTTCAAACTTATAAAGCAGAAATATCTGCTTTCCGAGGAGCGCATTAATCAAGAAAAACGCACGACGGAAAACCGTATCAACTTTTTCACAAATATCTCTCATGAACTCCGCACCCCTCTCACTCTGATTTGCGGGCCGGCAAAATATCTCCGAGCCAACCATAAATCAATGACCGATGAACAGATCAAGGAATCAATCGATTTTATTGACAGTAATGTTGATCGACTGATGACTCTTATAAATCAGCTTCTTAGGTTCCGCCGTGTCTGCAACGAAACCCTGCCTTTACAGGTAGCTAAAAACGATCTGGCCTCGCAACTCGAAGCATTAGCGAAGCTCTACACATTTTATGCCACTGAAAACCGCGTGACCATACAGTTTGAAAGACTAACCGAAGAGAATACACAGCTTACATACGATAGTGATAAGGTCGAGAAAATCATCAGCAATCTTATCATTAATGCCGTGAAATATTCAACCGACAACGGCACAGTCAAACTGATGCTCGACATTGTAAAACATCCGGCCGAATTTGAGAATGACAATGATTTTACATACGCTCAGATATCTGTCGTCGATAATGGACTTGGGATGCAAGAAGAAGACATTCCCAAGATTTTCCAGCCATTCAAACGGCTGCTTGGAATCGATGGCCCCAAAAAGACTGATGGCTTCGGGATAGGGCTAAATTTTGTGTCACACCTTGTAAAAGAGCATAAAGGCGTGATACGCACAATGAAAAATCCGACAGGAGGAATGACATTCACTGTCATACTTCCTGTTTGCGACGCAGCTTTTTCCCTTTCGGAATTCCAACCCATATCCCCTGATATAAGAGTTGACAATGCAGCCTCATATATCATGACAAATGACGAAAGTTCAGAAAAAGTTTGTTGCGACGAGCCTCTGGATACAATCAACCCAGACAATGATGAGGCAGACGATATAAAACCTAAATCAGCGATGTCTTGA
- a CDS encoding alpha-L-rhamnosidase-related protein has translation MDIKKLCLLALLSGVLQPDTATGEIKRTPVQPARIVWMSDTTGEFIKNPEILMKDFKGQVSVADNSCTVMRSSGNHQAALLVDFGKELHGAIKISSGMRASSRPLRLRVRLGESVSEAMSDVAPYHNPYNATNEHAMRDFEIHVPWLGSLEHGNSGFRFARIDLLDQDVDYLLRNVQAISVMIDDPEIGSFNCSDERLNKIWETGAYTVKLNMQDYLWDGIKRDRLVWLGDLHPEVMTVNNVWGKHDVVRRTLDFAKADTPLPGWMNGFSSYSMWWLLIHRDYYLHHGDLDYLKENRDYILGLVRQLDECVDANGEEKMTGVRFLDWPTSEKPDVIHDGLQSLTYMTMKAARQIAGWLGDKEMSAVADKSLARMDKFEISRTDASQAVSLSLLAGMSKNPDADCRKLIENGIDSFSPFYGYYAVEALAENGYTEKAMEMISDYWGAMIDLGGTTFWRISTILIQKMLQESMKSSRPVNMISTARAVLIATSVCA, from the coding sequence ATGGATATTAAGAAACTATGTCTGCTCGCACTTCTGAGCGGAGTTCTACAGCCTGACACAGCCACCGGCGAAATAAAGCGCACGCCGGTACAGCCGGCCCGCATTGTATGGATGTCGGATACGACCGGTGAGTTCATAAAGAATCCTGAAATACTTATGAAAGATTTTAAGGGTCAGGTATCGGTTGCCGACAACAGTTGCACCGTAATGCGCAGCAGTGGCAATCATCAGGCAGCGTTGCTTGTCGATTTCGGTAAGGAGCTTCATGGTGCGATAAAGATTTCATCGGGCATGCGCGCTTCGTCACGACCGTTGCGTCTGCGGGTACGTTTGGGAGAATCGGTCTCTGAAGCTATGAGCGATGTCGCTCCGTATCATAACCCATATAATGCTACCAATGAGCATGCAATGCGCGACTTTGAGATTCATGTCCCTTGGCTGGGCTCGCTTGAACATGGCAACAGTGGCTTCCGTTTCGCACGTATCGACCTTCTTGATCAGGATGTCGACTATCTGTTGCGCAATGTGCAGGCTATTAGTGTGATGATTGATGACCCGGAGATTGGTTCATTCAACTGCAGTGACGAGCGTTTGAATAAAATATGGGAGACCGGTGCCTATACGGTCAAACTAAACATGCAGGATTACCTTTGGGACGGTATCAAACGCGACAGGCTCGTGTGGCTTGGAGACCTTCATCCTGAAGTGATGACTGTCAACAATGTGTGGGGCAAACACGATGTCGTGCGTAGGACGCTTGATTTTGCCAAGGCTGACACTCCGCTTCCCGGATGGATGAACGGATTCAGCTCGTACTCGATGTGGTGGCTGCTGATACATCGCGACTATTATCTCCATCATGGAGACTTGGACTATCTGAAAGAGAATCGCGATTATATATTAGGGCTTGTCAGGCAACTTGACGAGTGTGTGGATGCCAATGGAGAGGAAAAGATGACCGGAGTGCGTTTCCTTGACTGGCCGACATCAGAGAAGCCTGATGTCATTCACGACGGTCTGCAGTCACTCACGTATATGACTATGAAGGCGGCACGCCAGATTGCCGGATGGCTCGGCGATAAAGAGATGAGCGCTGTGGCAGATAAAAGTCTCGCCCGTATGGACAAATTCGAAATCAGCCGTACTGATGCAAGTCAGGCTGTGAGCCTTAGTTTGCTTGCAGGGATGTCTAAAAATCCAGATGCCGATTGCCGGAAACTCATAGAAAATGGTATAGATTCGTTTTCACCTTTCTATGGTTACTATGCTGTTGAGGCGCTTGCAGAAAACGGTTATACCGAAAAAGCTATGGAGATGATAAGTGATTACTGGGGAGCAATGATTGACCTTGGTGGTACTACATTTTGGAGGATCTCAACTATCCTGATACAAAAAATGCTGCAAGAATCGATGAAATCGTCCCGCCCGGTAAATATGATATCCACAGCGAGGGCGGTGCTTATTGCTACGTCGGTCTGCGCCTGA
- a CDS encoding alpha-L-rhamnosidase C-terminal domain-containing protein, which yields MLGVKPLEPGCRTIEVKPNLGSLSYAKGTVPTPYGPVSVEAHKDPSGKTVVDVKAPKGVKVAR from the coding sequence GTGCTTGGTGTCAAGCCTCTCGAACCCGGTTGCAGGACAATTGAGGTCAAGCCAAATCTCGGCTCTCTATCATATGCAAAAGGAACTGTGCCTACACCCTACGGACCGGTCTCAGTCGAAGCTCACAAGGACCCATCAGGCAAGACTGTGGTTGACGTCAAGGCACCCAAAGGTGTGAAGGTGGCAAGATAG